The Microbacterium luteum genome includes a region encoding these proteins:
- a CDS encoding transferase, whose amino-acid sequence MGKNYVDIENDHGETLRYRKHANGRGLIAHGAKVHPTAIVESGAYVEPGVRIAANVHVGRGAWVESDAVIGPDADIAPQAHIGPGAAIGAGAKIGIRAHIGNGARVAVGSLIGDDESIGDGETVATDRRGLHLAA is encoded by the coding sequence GTGGGTAAGAACTACGTCGACATCGAGAACGACCACGGCGAGACGCTGCGCTACCGCAAGCACGCCAACGGTCGGGGCCTGATCGCGCACGGGGCCAAAGTGCACCCCACCGCGATCGTCGAGTCGGGTGCGTACGTCGAACCGGGAGTCCGAATCGCCGCGAACGTCCACGTGGGCCGCGGTGCGTGGGTCGAGTCCGATGCGGTCATTGGGCCCGACGCCGACATCGCCCCCCAAGCGCACATCGGACCCGGCGCCGCGATCGGCGCGGGCGCGAAGATCGGAATCCGCGCGCACATCGGAAACGGTGCACGCGTCGCGGTCGGCTCGCTCATCGGCGACGACGAGAGCATCGGCGACGGCGAGACCGTCGCGACCGACCGCCGCGGACTGCACCTGGCCGCCTGA